The following coding sequences are from one uncultured Desulfobacter sp. window:
- a CDS encoding DegV family protein: MANVPFACTDEQTIINALAVGYERVVAWADLLDQVNVFPVHDSDTGKNLKISLAPFKGIASGEISSNSVFNELISKLSMSAVGNSGNIAAAFFSGFLPHPLPASFPNAARQGFNTATKAVADPRPGTMLDLFESQARFFDDKACDGQPHETSFDSNELTERLRQRVIQTTTRLPALQKAGVVDAGALGMFLFLEGFFKALENRQDQCIPVMESFKDQLCVSNGYTDISPPAYCVDLQVRLDQDTDTPDALINALGDSVVKSQTARSLKIHVHTRDQDALKQKVAKLGSIMAWDADPITTRPQTAHRPSHPNTVGIITDAAGSITLERAAELGITLMDSFIVTDDGGCPETLAAPDRIYAEMTRGKRIITAQASVFQRHETFRKALEQYGQVLYLCVGSVYTGNYDVAVRWVSDNGFSERMRVIDTGAASGRLGLIAETVALAAETLKNPAELEAHALKIIGACDELLFLNQLKYLAMGGRMSKTGSVAGDLLSIRPIISPKANGARKLATAINSDGQIRYAVNRLEHEFGKTASPRILLEYSDNRAWVAASVMPHIRRACPRADISLVPLSLTSGVHMGPGTWGMAFLPEGLTPKDRDESLFNQNDFQGESVMKVLLMSMPDIAPLIIHQEAVHFPNLGIASIGGNIHERHEVTIIDLIRKRRSIRAYLTKQITKLAPDIVGLSAMSWQWDTCCRIIRLIKGVRPSAKIVVGGYHATLMTREITESPEGKLIDFIVQGEGEVPFKRLVEALDGRDKFQDIPSLTYKVGEAFVSNPMGELQDLSQLKPPIRDKRRLTWGYHVMNMKAEVLETSRGCTRTCNFCSMKHMYGRTFRTYPIERVIADLDDIYYNKKTRLAFIVDDNLVLDTDRVMRLCDAIIKRGYRRLKLVVQADSLTMATNEEMIKKMAQAGFKSVFLGIENVSKANLAAAGKGNIVEYSRKAVALCQKHGLMVIGGLIFGFPDDDEKAIIENYQFLKDINADAAYCQLLTPYPKTGMREQLKTQGLITNPQDLKKYNGLWANVKTRHLSAEKLQYLFWYHRQTVLDWWDPSSRARGTGKLWTGIWTYMLKPIMQQQHARVLKRKGWDGIYKDVLKEQEEMNTFEGL, translated from the coding sequence ATGGCAAACGTCCCTTTTGCATGCACTGACGAACAAACCATCATAAACGCCCTTGCCGTCGGCTACGAAAGAGTTGTGGCCTGGGCGGATCTGCTGGACCAGGTCAATGTCTTTCCGGTCCATGATTCAGATACCGGCAAAAACCTGAAGATCAGCCTGGCGCCCTTTAAAGGGATTGCCAGCGGTGAAATTTCTTCTAACAGCGTCTTTAACGAACTGATTAGCAAACTGTCAATGTCGGCCGTCGGCAATTCAGGCAACATTGCGGCTGCCTTTTTTTCGGGTTTTTTGCCCCATCCATTGCCCGCATCTTTCCCCAACGCCGCCAGGCAGGGTTTTAACACGGCCACGAAGGCAGTGGCTGATCCCAGGCCCGGCACCATGCTGGACCTGTTTGAAAGCCAGGCCCGTTTTTTTGATGACAAGGCATGTGACGGCCAACCCCATGAAACATCCTTTGATAGCAACGAACTGACCGAACGGCTTAGGCAACGTGTTATCCAGACAACCACCCGGCTGCCCGCCCTGCAGAAGGCAGGTGTCGTGGATGCCGGGGCATTGGGCATGTTTCTTTTCCTGGAAGGATTTTTCAAAGCCCTTGAAAACCGCCAGGATCAATGTATCCCGGTCATGGAAAGCTTCAAGGACCAGCTATGTGTGTCGAACGGATACACGGACATCTCCCCCCCGGCCTATTGTGTGGATTTACAAGTCCGGTTGGATCAGGATACCGACACCCCGGACGCGTTGATAAACGCCCTTGGCGACAGTGTTGTTAAATCACAAACGGCCCGGTCGCTGAAAATACATGTGCACACCAGGGATCAGGATGCGCTCAAGCAAAAGGTCGCTAAATTAGGATCGATTATGGCCTGGGATGCCGACCCCATCACCACCCGGCCCCAAACAGCACACCGCCCATCCCACCCAAACACGGTGGGCATCATCACCGATGCAGCAGGCTCCATCACCCTTGAACGGGCGGCCGAGCTTGGCATCACCCTCATGGACAGTTTCATTGTCACCGATGACGGCGGGTGCCCTGAAACCCTGGCAGCCCCGGACCGGATCTATGCAGAGATGACCCGGGGCAAACGGATCATCACCGCCCAGGCGTCGGTATTCCAGCGACATGAAACCTTCAGAAAAGCCTTGGAACAATACGGCCAGGTCCTTTACCTGTGCGTGGGATCCGTGTATACAGGCAATTACGACGTTGCCGTCCGATGGGTTTCGGACAACGGGTTTTCGGAACGAATGCGGGTTATAGATACCGGCGCGGCATCGGGCAGGCTCGGATTGATTGCCGAAACCGTTGCCCTGGCCGCCGAAACATTGAAAAACCCGGCGGAACTGGAAGCCCATGCGTTAAAAATTATCGGGGCCTGCGACGAACTGCTGTTCCTCAACCAGCTCAAATACCTGGCCATGGGCGGCAGGATGTCCAAGACAGGCAGTGTAGCCGGAGACCTTCTCAGCATTCGGCCTATTATCAGCCCCAAGGCAAACGGTGCCCGGAAACTTGCCACGGCCATAAACAGTGACGGCCAGATCCGCTATGCCGTCAACCGGCTTGAACATGAGTTTGGAAAAACGGCCTCACCAAGGATACTTCTGGAATATTCCGACAACAGGGCATGGGTGGCGGCCTCGGTCATGCCTCACATACGCCGGGCCTGCCCCCGGGCAGATATTTCCCTCGTCCCGTTGTCCTTGACCTCAGGGGTCCACATGGGGCCGGGCACCTGGGGAATGGCATTTTTACCCGAAGGACTAACCCCAAAAGACAGAGACGAAAGCCTTTTCAATCAAAATGATTTCCAAGGAGAATCTGTTATGAAAGTGCTTCTGATGTCCATGCCCGATATAGCCCCCCTGATCATTCACCAGGAAGCGGTCCATTTCCCCAACCTCGGCATTGCCAGCATCGGCGGCAATATCCATGAACGGCATGAGGTCACAATCATTGACCTGATCCGGAAACGCCGGTCCATCCGCGCTTATCTGACCAAACAGATCACAAAACTTGCACCGGATATCGTGGGGCTTTCGGCCATGTCCTGGCAGTGGGACACATGCTGTCGGATTATCCGGCTGATCAAAGGGGTCCGGCCCAGTGCCAAGATTGTGGTGGGCGGCTATCATGCCACCCTGATGACCCGGGAAATTACGGAATCCCCCGAAGGCAAACTGATTGATTTCATTGTCCAGGGTGAAGGAGAGGTCCCCTTTAAACGGTTGGTGGAGGCCCTGGACGGCCGGGATAAATTTCAGGATATCCCCTCCTTGACCTACAAAGTGGGAGAGGCATTCGTCTCCAATCCCATGGGTGAACTGCAGGATCTGTCCCAATTAAAACCGCCCATCCGGGACAAACGGCGGCTGACCTGGGGATACCATGTCATGAACATGAAGGCCGAGGTGCTGGAGACCTCAAGGGGCTGCACCCGCACCTGCAACTTCTGCAGCATGAAGCACATGTACGGCCGGACGTTCAGAACCTACCCCATTGAACGGGTCATCGCCGACCTTGATGACATCTACTACAATAAAAAGACCCGCCTGGCCTTCATCGTGGACGACAACCTGGTGCTGGACACGGACCGGGTCATGCGGCTGTGTGACGCCATCATCAAGCGGGGATACCGGCGCCTGAAACTGGTGGTCCAGGCCGACAGCCTGACCATGGCCACCAATGAAGAGATGATCAAAAAAATGGCCCAGGCTGGGTTTAAGTCCGTCTTTTTGGGCATTGAAAATGTCTCAAAGGCAAACCTTGCCGCAGCAGGCAAAGGCAATATTGTGGAGTATTCCAGAAAGGCCGTGGCATTATGCCAGAAACACGGCCTGATGGTCATCGGCGGCCTGATATTCGGATTCCCCGATGATGACGAGAAGGCCATCATTGAAAATTACCAGTTTTTAAAGGATATCAATGCCGATGCCGCCTATTGCCAGCTTCTGACCCCCTACCCCAAAACAGGCATGCGCGAACAGCTGAAAACCCAGGGGCTGATTACCAATCCCCAGGATCTGAAAAAATATAACGGCCTGTGGGCCAATGTCAAAACCCGGCACCTGAGTGCCGAAAAACTGCAATACCTGTTCTGGTATCACCGCCAGACCGTGCTGGACTGGTGGGACCCGTCGTCCCGGGCCAGGGGAACCGGCAAATTATGGACCGGCATCTGGACATATATGCTCAAACCCATCATGCAGCAGCAGCATGCCAGGGTGCTTAAGCGAAAGGGCTGGGACGGGATTTATAAAGATGTATTGAAAGAGCAGGAAGAGATGAACACGTTTGAGGGTCTTTGA
- a CDS encoding phosphopantetheine-binding protein, whose translation MEKLISELKEKIVDTLGLTDVTPGDINEQDQLIGGPLGLDSIDVLEMVMMLENDYGVVIDNKELGETVFATLDSLARYVNEHGKSGS comes from the coding sequence ATGGAAAAACTGATTTCGGAACTGAAGGAAAAAATTGTCGACACACTGGGACTGACGGATGTCACCCCCGGGGATATCAATGAACAGGACCAGCTGATCGGGGGCCCCTTGGGGCTTGACTCCATTGATGTCCTGGAGATGGTCATGATGCTGGAAAACGATTACGGGGTAGTCATCGACAACAAAGAGCTTGGTGAAACCGTATTTGCGACCCTGGATTCCCTGGCCCGGTATGTGAACGAACACGGCAAATCCGGATCATGA
- a CDS encoding hydroxymyristoyl-ACP dehydratase, whose protein sequence is MTPAADVASLSGAGYELTEISMTQDSVITAQFIVKSGSPWFEGHFPDNPIVPGIAQMNMIFDLMQRTMGPGLKLEGFKRVRFKQLIRPDTPISVLVKPGKKSPNRFEYQLTADQKIVCTGFIDICLDQSAGPPEQGSGM, encoded by the coding sequence ATGACCCCGGCAGCGGATGTGGCAAGCCTCAGCGGTGCCGGATATGAACTCACTGAAATCAGTATGACCCAAGACTCGGTGATTACAGCTCAGTTCATCGTTAAATCCGGCTCACCCTGGTTTGAGGGCCATTTCCCGGACAACCCCATTGTTCCGGGCATTGCCCAGATGAACATGATTTTTGACCTGATGCAGCGGACGATGGGGCCGGGCCTGAAACTTGAAGGGTTCAAGCGCGTCAGATTTAAGCAATTGATCCGACCGGACACCCCCATTTCGGTTTTGGTAAAACCTGGGAAAAAAAGCCCGAATCGCTTTGAATATCAGCTTACGGCAGACCAAAAGATTGTCTGTACAGGGTTTATTGATATCTGCCTTGATCAAAGTGCCGGGCCTCCGGAACAGGGCTCTGGCATGTAA
- a CDS encoding Fic family protein: MKIPVTPPDFMKIITEKHDLLSKAFNASITDEKGRYLHWDKLRHLTPPSDFTSEEWWAVIRFKRQNSFTKLPLFDKADGPFKFCTPDAVNRDLHWLDLNAAGTISANQPVTNQGMQNTYLIKSLVEEAINSSQLEGASTTRHVAKEMIRQGRDPKDKSEQMILNNYHAMQFIRDFKEDELTPSFLFELHSILTEKTLDAPEKAGIFRSENDKVYVTDRTSSNVLHSPPHASELNKRIESLCSFANDTSNSTFIHPVIRAITLHFMLAFDHPFIDGNGRTARALFYWSMISQGYWLAEFISISRIIKLAPVQYGRAFLFTETDDNDVTYFIIHQLEVIRKAIQDLHTYLEKKTKDIESAQEILRDAKHFGGKLNFRQLAILRHALKHPRFIYNINEHRNSHGISYETARKDLLYMSDKLNLLSKLKQGRTFIFISPSDLEERIKKG; encoded by the coding sequence ATGAAGATACCGGTCACTCCCCCCGACTTTATGAAAATAATTACAGAAAAGCATGATCTTCTTAGCAAGGCTTTCAATGCAAGTATAACTGATGAGAAAGGCAGGTATCTCCATTGGGATAAACTTAGACACTTAACACCACCAAGTGATTTCACAAGTGAAGAATGGTGGGCCGTTATTAGATTCAAAAGACAGAATTCATTCACAAAGCTCCCATTATTCGATAAAGCTGATGGGCCTTTTAAATTTTGCACACCAGACGCTGTCAACCGTGATTTGCACTGGCTTGACCTGAATGCGGCTGGCACCATATCTGCAAACCAACCTGTCACAAATCAAGGTATGCAAAACACATATCTAATTAAATCTCTCGTGGAAGAAGCGATAAACTCCAGCCAGCTGGAGGGGGCTTCCACGACAAGGCATGTTGCCAAAGAAATGATCCGACAAGGTAGAGATCCTAAAGATAAAAGCGAACAGATGATTTTGAACAATTATCATGCAATGCAATTTATCAGAGATTTTAAAGAGGATGAATTGACACCTTCTTTTCTTTTTGAACTTCACAGCATATTAACTGAAAAGACGTTGGATGCCCCTGAAAAAGCAGGTATTTTCAGGTCTGAGAATGATAAAGTGTATGTAACAGATAGAACCAGCTCCAACGTTTTACATTCTCCACCCCATGCCTCGGAGTTGAACAAAAGAATAGAATCTCTATGTAGCTTTGCCAATGATACTTCAAATTCAACTTTTATTCATCCTGTCATCCGTGCTATTACGCTTCACTTCATGTTGGCCTTTGACCATCCTTTTATTGATGGCAATGGAAGAACTGCAAGGGCATTGTTTTATTGGTCAATGATAAGTCAAGGATACTGGTTAGCAGAATTTATATCCATATCCCGAATTATCAAACTGGCCCCGGTTCAATATGGTCGGGCTTTTTTGTTTACGGAAACTGACGATAATGATGTTACTTATTTCATAATTCATCAACTTGAAGTCATTAGAAAAGCCATTCAAGACCTTCATACTTACCTGGAAAAAAAGACCAAGGATATTGAAAGTGCACAGGAAATATTACGGGATGCTAAGCACTTTGGTGGGAAATTAAACTTCAGGCAATTAGCAATTCTCCGCCATGCGTTAAAACATCCAAGGTTTATTTATAATATTAACGAACACCGCAACTCGCATGGAATTTCTTATGAGACTGCAAGAAAAGATCTATTATATATGTCAGACAAATTAAATCTTTTAAGTAAACTCAAACAAGGAAGAACTTTTATTTTTATTTCGCCCTCAGACCTCGAAGAACGGATTAAAAAGGGTTAA
- a CDS encoding MauE/DoxX family redox-associated membrane protein, translating into MKILSWIYVLCRWVLGTVFIYAGSTKLIEPEIFATLIDAYGIVPEIMLLPVAVLLPLFEVMAGIGILLDIRGSLTAISGLLILFLLILGYGMAMGLDVDCGCFSPGDPEAKAFHGLREAFYRDLLMVLQVVFAFGWRKWNNIQPKSIVQYLQFFKIKKTRENLL; encoded by the coding sequence ATGAAAATTCTAAGTTGGATATATGTTTTATGCCGATGGGTTTTGGGAACGGTTTTTATCTATGCCGGTTCAACAAAACTGATTGAGCCGGAAATCTTCGCCACCCTGATAGACGCCTACGGCATTGTCCCGGAGATAATGCTCCTGCCGGTTGCTGTGTTGCTGCCCCTCTTTGAGGTCATGGCCGGGATCGGCATTTTGCTTGATATCAGGGGCAGCCTCACCGCCATTTCAGGATTGTTGATTCTGTTTTTGCTCATTCTTGGATACGGAATGGCCATGGGTCTTGATGTGGACTGCGGCTGTTTCAGCCCGGGTGACCCCGAAGCCAAAGCGTTTCATGGCTTAAGAGAGGCGTTTTACAGGGATCTTTTGATGGTGCTCCAGGTAGTGTTTGCTTTTGGCTGGCGTAAATGGAATAATATTCAACCAAAATCCATCGTGCAGTACCTTCAATTTTTTAAAATTAAAAAAACCAGGGAGAATTTATTATGA
- a CDS encoding rhodanese-like domain-containing protein: MKNVRQILTLLVVACVMIGFATPAFALFDDKFEKEVEKETGAVKLVREVQRGGYDLVTTDELKTWMDAGKEMVIVDTMPYEASYKKNHVPGAVQFLFPIPDMNAWDTKETADKTQADFETLLGPDKDKVIVIYCGFVKCTRSHNGAAWAKKLGYKNVYRYAGGIFAWKGAGYPMGKID, translated from the coding sequence ATGAAAAATGTCAGACAAATTTTAACACTGTTGGTTGTAGCATGTGTGATGATCGGATTTGCTACACCGGCCTTTGCATTGTTTGATGATAAGTTTGAAAAAGAAGTGGAAAAGGAAACCGGTGCAGTTAAACTGGTCCGGGAAGTACAAAGGGGCGGCTATGATCTGGTCACTACGGATGAACTCAAAACATGGATGGATGCAGGCAAAGAGATGGTCATTGTAGACACCATGCCCTATGAGGCCAGCTACAAGAAGAATCACGTCCCGGGCGCGGTACAGTTTTTGTTCCCCATCCCTGATATGAATGCGTGGGACACCAAGGAAACCGCCGACAAAACCCAGGCGGACTTTGAAACATTACTGGGGCCGGATAAAGATAAAGTCATTGTCATTTACTGCGGCTTTGTAAAATGTACCAGAAGCCATAACGGTGCGGCCTGGGCTAAGAAATTAGGATATAAAAACGTATATCGCTACGCCGGTGGGATTTTCGCCTGGAAGGGTGCAGGATATCCCATGGGCAAAATTGATTGA
- a CDS encoding phosphopantetheine-binding protein: MSNVKTIDDVIINVARIIIDELMIEDVTPQTFDPEMDLVDEVGIDSMDLATVALVIQDEYGIRIDEDDYPKLTNVRLIAEYINNKL; the protein is encoded by the coding sequence ATGAGCAACGTAAAAACCATTGACGATGTCATTATCAATGTGGCCCGGATTATCATTGATGAACTCATGATTGAAGATGTAACCCCCCAAACCTTTGATCCCGAGATGGACCTTGTGGATGAAGTGGGAATCGACAGTATGGACCTTGCCACCGTGGCCCTGGTGATCCAGGATGAATACGGCATCCGCATTGACGAGGATGACTATCCCAAACTGACAAATGTCCGACTGATTGCCGAATACATCAACAACAAACTGTAA
- a CDS encoding radical SAM protein codes for MQTHWKFSDILSDPVIRSRWQRVKKYFFLRESTYDMTNRCNIRCEGCYFYEGDKQFVTENNDAELWRDLMVKEKERGITFVVLAGAEPALVPELLQTCHREIPLGAIASNGLKFIPETVGYRIHISVWGNDHTSQAVRRADRMLERQIENYKADPRAVFVYTFTSGNIDQIRDVAPILAENNCPFTFNMFSAPVGYTGDLRHTPESLAKTREVMLEMLETYPRHLLFSRYNIMAHTHELGLHDLFQCSYPRMNPHEDVGLGKTFRQYRADLTWDRSAACCVPDTDCADCRHYAAGSAVVTARLFRHATDPETFKAWLDYVDTYLAIWVMGYEKGENLSPEFVEPPGRT; via the coding sequence ATGCAGACACATTGGAAATTCTCAGACATCCTGTCCGACCCGGTGATTCGCAGCCGATGGCAGCGGGTAAAAAAATATTTTTTCCTCAGGGAATCCACCTATGACATGACCAACCGCTGTAATATCCGGTGTGAAGGCTGTTATTTTTATGAAGGCGACAAACAATTCGTCACCGAGAATAACGACGCTGAATTGTGGCGGGATCTGATGGTCAAGGAAAAGGAACGGGGCATCACCTTTGTGGTGCTGGCAGGGGCGGAACCGGCTTTGGTGCCGGAACTTCTGCAGACCTGCCACCGGGAAATCCCTCTGGGCGCCATCGCCTCCAACGGGTTAAAGTTCATCCCCGAAACGGTGGGCTACAGGATTCACATCTCCGTGTGGGGCAATGACCATACAAGCCAGGCCGTCCGCCGGGCGGACCGCATGCTTGAACGCCAGATCGAAAATTATAAAGCCGATCCCAGGGCGGTGTTTGTCTATACCTTTACCAGCGGCAACATTGACCAGATACGGGATGTGGCCCCTATTCTTGCGGAAAACAACTGCCCGTTCACCTTTAATATGTTTTCCGCGCCGGTGGGATATACAGGCGATCTGCGGCATACCCCAGAGAGCCTGGCAAAAACCCGGGAGGTCATGCTGGAGATGCTGGAGACCTATCCCAGGCACCTGCTCTTTTCCCGCTATAACATCATGGCCCACACCCACGAACTGGGGCTGCATGATCTGTTCCAATGTTCCTATCCGAGAATGAACCCCCATGAAGATGTGGGCTTAGGCAAGACATTCAGACAATACCGGGCGGATCTGACCTGGGACAGAAGCGCAGCCTGCTGTGTGCCGGATACGGACTGTGCGGACTGCCGCCACTACGCGGCCGGCAGCGCCGTTGTCACGGCACGGCTTTTCAGGCATGCAACAGATCCCGAAACCTTCAAGGCCTGGCTGGATTATGTGGACACCTATCTGGCCATATGGGTTATGGGGTATGAAAAAGGAGAAAACCTGAGCCCTGAATTTGTCGAACCGCCCGGCAGAACCTGA
- a CDS encoding polyketide synthase dehydratase domain-containing protein, producing the protein MEKSVTQVPLTIDLYPHFMDHCFAGKAVFPAVEALKVLAGAMQESNLLTSTLNPRHISDARFNKFLVLEPGQRTIEALCNIRPINDKQVSLSLATRFSTKNGAMTRIQEHCTATFSAESESPPKVSPPRIEEGDAPVFKAAAHSIYRELVPFKPAFHSIQGDLQLSRSGACATVKALPDDPNDSFKTVLGSGFPLDGAFHAGCVWSQRFFGIVAFPVGFEKRVIYTPAVEHKIYTARVVPRYQTRGMLGFDIWIMDDQENLCEAVCGVMMRDVSGGTVKPPAWIREGI; encoded by the coding sequence ATGGAAAAATCCGTTACCCAGGTGCCGTTGACCATCGACCTATATCCCCACTTCATGGACCATTGTTTTGCAGGCAAGGCGGTGTTCCCGGCTGTGGAGGCGTTGAAGGTTCTGGCCGGGGCAATGCAAGAGAGCAATCTTTTAACATCGACCCTTAATCCACGACACATAAGCGATGCCCGGTTCAATAAATTTCTTGTACTTGAACCCGGTCAACGAACCATTGAGGCCCTGTGCAACATCCGCCCCATCAATGACAAGCAGGTTTCGCTCTCCCTGGCCACCCGGTTTTCCACAAAAAACGGTGCCATGACACGCATCCAAGAGCACTGCACGGCAACATTCAGTGCCGAATCAGAATCCCCCCCAAAGGTGTCGCCCCCCCGGATAGAAGAAGGAGACGCGCCCGTATTCAAGGCAGCCGCCCACAGCATATACCGGGAACTTGTGCCGTTCAAACCGGCCTTTCACTCCATTCAAGGAGACCTACAGCTTTCCCGGTCCGGCGCATGTGCAACGGTTAAAGCACTGCCGGATGATCCCAATGATTCATTTAAAACCGTTCTGGGATCAGGATTCCCCCTGGACGGTGCCTTTCATGCCGGATGCGTCTGGAGCCAGCGTTTTTTCGGCATTGTGGCCTTTCCGGTTGGATTTGAGAAACGGGTTATTTACACGCCCGCGGTGGAACATAAAATTTACACGGCCCGGGTAGTCCCCCGGTATCAAACCCGCGGGATGTTAGGATTTGATATATGGATTATGGATGACCAGGAAAATCTGTGCGAGGCCGTGTGCGGGGTAATGATGCGGGATGTCAGCGGCGGCACCGTCAAGCCGCCGGCATGGATCCGGGAGGGCATTTAA
- a CDS encoding glycerol-3-phosphate acyltransferase, translating to MIFTSFCLLAYVAGAVNASILILKLRTTQDPRTLYSKNAGASNVYRILGWKWAGLVLIIDVAKAFLISAAAFQLLSVPAALWAGFFLLLGNRFPCFHRFQGGKGVAHFIGFSLFLTPLFTVLALAGWCVGYLVFRHAFAGSMVLTAILGMGLVRTPGTDFIGIAGVIACMGFIVLNHRNNLLDLVSKHQSRDASKNADGAP from the coding sequence ATGATCTTCACATCCTTTTGCCTGCTGGCCTATGTTGCAGGAGCTGTAAACGCGTCCATTCTTATCCTCAAGCTGCGCACCACACAAGACCCGCGGACCCTCTACAGTAAAAATGCGGGGGCAAGCAATGTATACAGGATACTGGGTTGGAAATGGGCCGGTTTGGTGCTCATAATTGATGTGGCCAAAGCGTTTCTGATTTCGGCGGCGGCATTTCAGTTGCTGTCCGTGCCCGCAGCCCTCTGGGCGGGATTTTTTCTGCTCCTTGGGAACCGATTCCCATGCTTTCACAGGTTTCAGGGGGGCAAAGGCGTTGCCCATTTCATCGGTTTTTCCCTGTTTCTCACCCCGCTATTTACGGTGTTGGCTCTGGCCGGATGGTGTGTGGGATATCTTGTTTTCCGCCACGCCTTTGCAGGCTCCATGGTGCTTACGGCGATTCTCGGCATGGGGCTTGTTCGCACCCCGGGAACAGATTTCATCGGCATCGCCGGGGTCATTGCGTGTATGGGGTTTATCGTACTCAACCACCGAAACAACCTGCTTGACCTTGTATCCAAACATCAAAGCAGGGATGCTTCAAAAAATGCGGATGGGGCACCATGA
- a CDS encoding glycosyltransferase family 25 protein encodes MTPAPENPWTFFDRLYCISLRDRTDRRERARIEFARMGIDQRVEFILVDKDHTDPCRGIFASHLLCMEKALDAGAQQWVVFEDDVVFRRYSPNILNSAVNYLSSHHNWTLLFLGCLITGSSKTDNPGIKKIRYQALAHAYAVNCAFGEKILEQSWYGTPYDTMLKTLGSDYLGTTPFFAFQSNAATDNDACLGLDRLRRCFGGLGFIQRATEFFHAHRLLVIFGHLVLLSILAVCIW; translated from the coding sequence ATGACACCGGCACCTGAAAACCCCTGGACCTTTTTTGACAGGCTGTACTGCATCTCCCTGCGGGACCGCACCGACCGCCGGGAGCGTGCCCGAATTGAATTTGCGCGCATGGGCATTGATCAACGCGTGGAATTTATCCTGGTGGATAAAGATCACACCGATCCCTGCCGGGGGATCTTTGCATCCCATCTGCTGTGCATGGAAAAAGCCCTTGATGCCGGGGCACAGCAATGGGTGGTCTTTGAAGATGACGTGGTGTTTCGCAGGTATTCCCCGAACATTTTAAATTCGGCCGTCAACTACCTGTCAAGCCACCACAACTGGACCCTGCTCTTTTTGGGATGTCTGATCACAGGCAGTTCAAAAACCGACAATCCAGGGATAAAAAAAATCCGATACCAGGCATTGGCCCATGCCTATGCCGTCAACTGCGCCTTTGGAGAAAAGATCCTAGAGCAATCCTGGTACGGAACACCCTATGACACGATGCTCAAAACTTTAGGTAGCGACTATTTGGGAACGACGCCCTTTTTTGCCTTCCAGAGCAATGCGGCAACGGACAATGATGCCTGCCTTGGCCTGGACCGGCTCCGGCGCTGTTTCGGCGGCCTTGGATTCATCCAGCGGGCCACCGAATTTTTCCATGCCCATCGCCTGTTGGTCATTTTCGGTCATTTGGTGCTCCTCTCAATTCTTGCAGTGTGTATATGGTAA